In Actinoplanes derwentensis, the following proteins share a genomic window:
- a CDS encoding ABC transporter ATP-binding protein → MTDEVIRLQGLTKLYEPTPRWMRVFARSHMTKPVKALDGVDLTVRSGEICAIVGPNGAGKTSMFRILVGLTTATGGTATVHGFDAGRDSEQVRQIVGWMPSEDRSLLMRATSKENLQLHGRLQGMPRRELTDRIGYVLETVNLTAQTESVVAGLSAGMRARLRLARALLPGPRALILDEPTGAVDPIAAHGLLTLIMDLVKQEQLAVLISSHRLEEIEALQSQALLMDRGRVKYSGDLDSLRREWERPEIEFVLADPATAHALAENLIAQGLHAVVEETSVRCRPNPNEPVGAVLSRLGPLTSDIRHVRETPMPLRDLIAQVYERGEA, encoded by the coding sequence GTGACCGACGAAGTCATCCGTCTCCAAGGGCTGACCAAGCTCTACGAGCCCACCCCGCGCTGGATGCGGGTGTTCGCCCGTTCCCACATGACCAAGCCGGTCAAAGCCCTCGACGGCGTCGACCTGACCGTCCGGTCCGGGGAGATCTGCGCGATCGTCGGCCCCAACGGCGCCGGCAAGACCAGCATGTTCCGCATCCTGGTCGGGCTGACCACCGCCACCGGCGGCACCGCCACCGTGCACGGTTTCGACGCCGGGCGCGACTCCGAACAGGTGCGCCAGATCGTCGGCTGGATGCCGTCGGAGGATCGCAGCCTGCTGATGCGGGCCACCTCGAAGGAGAACCTGCAACTGCACGGCAGGCTGCAGGGCATGCCGAGGCGGGAACTGACGGATCGGATCGGGTACGTCCTGGAGACGGTCAACCTGACCGCCCAGACCGAATCGGTGGTCGCCGGGCTGTCGGCCGGTATGCGGGCCCGGCTCCGGCTGGCCCGCGCCCTGCTGCCCGGCCCGCGCGCGCTGATCCTGGACGAGCCGACCGGCGCCGTCGACCCGATCGCCGCGCACGGCCTGCTCACCCTGATCATGGACCTGGTCAAGCAGGAACAACTCGCCGTGCTGATCTCCTCGCACCGCCTGGAGGAGATCGAGGCCCTGCAGTCGCAGGCGCTGCTGATGGACCGGGGCCGGGTCAAGTACTCCGGCGACCTGGACAGTCTGCGCCGGGAATGGGAACGGCCGGAGATCGAGTTCGTCCTCGCCGACCCGGCGACCGCGCACGCCCTGGCCGAGAACCTGATCGCCCAGGGCCTGCACGCGGTAGTCGAGGAAACCAGCGTGCGCTGCCGCCCGAACCCGAACGAGCCGGTCGGCGCCGTACTGTCCCGGCTCGGCCCGCTCACCTCCGACATCCGTCACGTCCGGGAGACCCCGATGCCGCTGCGCGACCTGATCGCCCAGGTCTACGAGCGAGGCGAGGCCTGA
- a CDS encoding rhamnosyltransferase WsaF family glycosyltransferase, giving the protein MSSLPSRSREALRVLRASGARGLAQRAVRAAYDRLGASELNAKLDLDLIADSRRLDLPVPDRRPERGTPLTVGWICTPPAPGSGGHTTLFRMVEGLEAAGHRCVLYTHDVYGGELARHEKVIRDNWPGMKAEVRSVADGLGPLDAYVASGWETAHVLASHSGLTTRRLYFIQDFEPLFYPAGSHYVLSEDTYRFGFRPIVVGPMLRDLLRDRFGLEAAVAEFGVDTGVYHLTRPSRRRGVVFYAKRDYARRGFILGALALREFHRMHPDQEIHLFGDATVKPPFPHTNHGTLRPAALAALYNECAAGIAMSFTNLSLVPDEMLACGVVPVAVENEYAKASMDNPYVRWVTPTGSSIAEALGDIVSGRAAAPAEVAANVRQTPWETAKAVTRQTIEDEVYGPA; this is encoded by the coding sequence ATGAGCAGTCTGCCGTCCCGCTCCCGGGAGGCTCTGCGTGTGCTGCGGGCCTCCGGGGCCCGTGGTCTCGCTCAGCGGGCCGTCCGGGCCGCCTACGACCGGCTCGGCGCGTCCGAGCTGAACGCGAAACTCGACCTGGACCTGATCGCCGACTCCCGGCGGCTCGACCTGCCGGTTCCGGACCGGCGGCCGGAGCGGGGTACACCGCTGACGGTCGGCTGGATCTGCACACCGCCGGCCCCCGGCTCCGGCGGTCACACCACTCTCTTCCGGATGGTCGAGGGTCTGGAGGCCGCGGGTCACCGGTGCGTTCTTTACACCCATGACGTGTACGGGGGAGAGCTGGCCCGGCACGAGAAGGTCATCCGGGACAACTGGCCCGGCATGAAAGCCGAGGTACGGTCGGTGGCCGACGGGCTCGGGCCACTGGACGCCTACGTGGCGTCCGGCTGGGAGACCGCGCACGTGCTGGCCTCGCACTCCGGCCTGACGACCCGGCGGCTCTACTTCATCCAGGACTTCGAGCCGCTGTTCTATCCGGCCGGCTCGCATTACGTGCTGTCCGAGGACACCTACCGGTTCGGGTTCCGGCCGATCGTGGTCGGGCCGATGCTGCGCGACCTGCTCCGGGACCGGTTCGGGCTGGAGGCGGCGGTCGCCGAGTTCGGTGTGGACACCGGGGTCTACCACCTGACACGTCCTTCACGGCGGCGCGGCGTCGTCTTCTACGCCAAACGGGACTACGCCCGGCGCGGGTTCATCCTCGGGGCCCTGGCGCTGCGCGAGTTCCACCGGATGCACCCGGACCAGGAGATCCACCTGTTCGGCGACGCCACCGTCAAACCGCCGTTCCCGCACACCAACCACGGGACGCTGCGGCCCGCGGCACTGGCGGCGCTCTACAACGAGTGTGCGGCCGGGATCGCGATGTCGTTCACCAACCTGTCGCTGGTGCCCGACGAGATGCTGGCGTGCGGGGTGGTCCCGGTCGCGGTGGAGAACGAATACGCCAAAGCGAGCATGGACAACCCGTACGTCCGCTGGGTCACTCCGACCGGGTCCTCGATCGCCGAAGCGCTCGGCGACATCGTCTCCGGGCGGGCCGCCGCCCCGGCCGAGGTGGCCGCCAACGTCCGGCAGACCCCTTGGGAGACAGCGAAGGCGGTGACCCGGCAGACGATCGAGGACGAGGTCTACGGCCCGGCCTGA
- a CDS encoding DUF4082 domain-containing protein, translating to MNAIACENTKTGVDPAVWDNIWGAGDPSIQGFTTDISVNVGQTVNFKVRSEGTYRIDIYRLGYYGGSGARLYKSIENLPTNLQGACVTDPTTEIYDCGQWTVTASWAVPSDTVSGVFTARLTRDGDQGASQIPFVVRNDASTSKLYFKTSDATWQAYNTFGGSNFYWGGPMGRALKVSYNRPWETRNVGSGRDFVFSNEFPMIKFLERNGYDVSYTTDVDADRRGQLIRNHQTFLSVGHDEYWSGPQRAHVEAARDAGVNLAFFSGNEVYWKTRWESSVDGTNSPYRTLVCYKETWAGAKIDPSAEWTGTWRDPQFSPPSNGNKPENALTGTAYMSNNTDLAMKVPAAQGNNRFWRNTDAYGQSNPNGVVTLAPHTVGYESDEDLDNGFRPAGLIRLSTTTGPSPEYLQDFGLQVAPGTTTHHMTLYKAPSGALVFGAGTIQWAWGLDQSHDSEDTEQNAPADRNIQQATVNLLADMGAPPTTLMTGLVASPASGDVVAPDTTITSPAAGTKEVNGTTVTVTGTAVDSGGGQVAAVEVSEDGGDTWHPADGTSTWTYSTYSHGAAAQVLKARAVDDSGNIETSPASLTLDLTGTSTLFGKRVPEVAAADDGSAVTLGVRFTPQTAGNITGVRFYKGPGNTGTHRGAIWSSTGEQLRGGTFTDESASGWQTLKFSSPLQVTANTTYTASYYAPNGRYAADERFFSSLPWTRYPLVAPRGTSTTGNGVFRTGNGFPVENSRTSANYYVDVLFVDGDTAPPSVLVTTPEDTERGLDLDANLSALFSKPLNGSTAAVTLTGPGNTTVAGTTSYDGGTRTVTFNPTANLTAGVAYTATVTAQDTQGRPMSEPYSWTFTTTAYDDVKTLMPLNALPQNASSGDGSEVNLGVKFSPAVDGEVIGVRYYQGPGNTGAHIGTLYKANGEELAKATFGAGTGSGWQKVFFAEPVPVTAGQTYVASYWASNGNYSYNPGFFNEAYTTSDRYLTAPAGANGLYKYGADDFPTADWNSTNYWVDPLFVTDEPAPPLPTQPDPPAGASTLLGSTTPVVPAFNDGSAIEVGARFSSSVAGTVRGLRFYKGEGNGGAHTGTLWSAGGTELAQGTFQHETATGWQTLIFDEPVPITANTSYVASYHTTQGHYAADLGGFTSAVSNGPLTVEAQGGRYAYGPSSFPEGASNHNFWADVYFFPAS from the coding sequence GTGAACGCGATCGCCTGCGAGAACACCAAGACCGGTGTCGATCCCGCCGTCTGGGACAACATCTGGGGCGCCGGAGACCCGTCGATTCAGGGCTTCACCACCGACATCAGTGTCAACGTCGGGCAGACCGTCAACTTCAAGGTCCGCTCCGAGGGCACCTACCGGATCGACATCTACCGGCTGGGCTACTACGGCGGCTCCGGCGCCCGGCTCTACAAGAGCATCGAGAACCTGCCCACGAACCTGCAGGGTGCGTGTGTCACCGACCCGACGACCGAGATCTACGACTGCGGCCAGTGGACGGTCACCGCGAGCTGGGCGGTGCCGTCCGACACCGTCTCCGGCGTCTTCACGGCCCGGCTGACCCGCGACGGCGATCAGGGCGCGAGCCAGATCCCGTTCGTGGTCCGCAACGACGCCAGCACGTCCAAGCTCTACTTCAAGACCTCCGACGCGACCTGGCAGGCGTACAACACGTTCGGCGGGTCGAACTTCTACTGGGGCGGCCCGATGGGGCGCGCGCTCAAGGTCAGTTACAACCGTCCGTGGGAGACCCGGAACGTCGGCTCCGGCCGGGACTTCGTGTTCAGCAACGAGTTCCCGATGATCAAGTTCCTGGAACGCAACGGGTACGACGTCAGCTACACCACCGACGTCGACGCCGACCGCCGTGGCCAGCTGATCCGCAACCATCAGACGTTCCTGTCGGTCGGCCACGACGAGTACTGGTCCGGACCGCAGCGCGCGCACGTCGAGGCGGCCCGCGACGCCGGTGTCAACCTCGCCTTCTTCAGCGGCAACGAGGTCTACTGGAAGACCCGCTGGGAGAGCAGCGTGGACGGTACGAACTCGCCGTACCGGACGCTGGTCTGTTACAAGGAGACCTGGGCCGGTGCCAAGATCGACCCGTCGGCGGAGTGGACCGGCACCTGGCGTGACCCGCAGTTCAGCCCACCCTCCAACGGCAACAAGCCGGAGAACGCGCTGACCGGTACGGCCTACATGTCGAACAACACCGACCTGGCCATGAAGGTCCCGGCCGCGCAGGGAAACAACCGGTTCTGGCGCAACACCGACGCGTACGGCCAGAGCAACCCCAACGGGGTGGTCACCCTCGCCCCGCACACCGTCGGTTACGAGTCGGACGAGGACCTGGACAACGGGTTCCGCCCGGCCGGCCTGATCCGGCTCTCCACCACCACCGGCCCCTCGCCGGAATACCTGCAGGACTTCGGTCTGCAGGTGGCACCGGGCACCACCACCCACCACATGACGCTCTACAAGGCACCCAGCGGTGCCCTGGTCTTCGGCGCCGGCACCATCCAGTGGGCGTGGGGCCTGGACCAGAGCCACGACTCCGAGGACACCGAGCAGAACGCGCCGGCCGACCGCAACATCCAGCAGGCCACCGTGAACCTGCTCGCCGACATGGGCGCCCCGCCGACCACCCTGATGACCGGGCTGGTCGCGAGCCCGGCCTCCGGTGATGTGGTCGCCCCGGACACCACGATCACCTCACCGGCCGCCGGTACCAAGGAGGTCAACGGGACCACGGTGACCGTCACCGGTACCGCCGTCGACTCCGGCGGCGGCCAGGTCGCGGCGGTCGAGGTCTCCGAAGACGGCGGGGACACCTGGCACCCGGCCGACGGCACCTCGACGTGGACGTACAGCACGTACAGCCACGGTGCCGCCGCCCAGGTCCTCAAGGCCCGCGCGGTCGACGACAGCGGCAACATCGAGACCAGCCCGGCCAGCCTCACCCTGGACCTGACCGGTACGAGCACCCTGTTCGGCAAACGGGTGCCCGAGGTCGCGGCCGCCGACGACGGCAGTGCCGTCACCCTCGGCGTGCGGTTCACCCCGCAGACCGCCGGCAACATCACCGGAGTCCGGTTCTACAAGGGCCCCGGCAACACCGGCACCCACCGCGGGGCGATCTGGTCGTCGACCGGCGAACAACTGCGCGGCGGAACCTTCACCGACGAGTCGGCGTCCGGCTGGCAGACACTCAAGTTCTCCAGCCCGCTGCAGGTCACCGCGAACACCACGTACACGGCGTCGTACTACGCCCCGAACGGCCGGTACGCCGCCGACGAGCGGTTCTTCAGCTCGCTGCCGTGGACCCGGTACCCGCTGGTGGCACCGCGCGGCACCAGCACCACCGGCAACGGCGTCTTCCGGACCGGCAACGGGTTCCCGGTGGAGAACTCCCGGACCAGCGCGAACTACTACGTGGACGTACTGTTCGTGGACGGGGACACGGCACCGCCGAGCGTGCTCGTCACCACCCCGGAGGACACTGAACGCGGCCTCGACCTGGACGCCAACCTGTCGGCGCTGTTCAGCAAACCGCTGAACGGCTCCACCGCGGCGGTCACCCTCACCGGGCCGGGGAACACCACGGTCGCGGGGACCACCTCGTACGACGGCGGCACCCGCACGGTGACGTTCAACCCGACGGCGAACCTGACCGCCGGAGTGGCCTACACCGCCACCGTCACCGCACAGGACACGCAGGGCCGGCCGATGTCCGAGCCGTACTCGTGGACTTTCACCACCACGGCGTACGACGACGTGAAGACCTTGATGCCGTTGAACGCCCTGCCACAGAACGCGTCCTCCGGCGACGGCTCCGAAGTCAACCTGGGTGTCAAATTCAGCCCGGCGGTCGACGGCGAGGTCATCGGGGTCCGCTACTACCAGGGGCCCGGCAACACCGGGGCGCACATCGGCACCCTCTACAAGGCGAACGGTGAGGAACTGGCCAAGGCCACGTTCGGCGCCGGAACCGGCTCCGGCTGGCAGAAGGTGTTCTTCGCCGAGCCGGTCCCGGTGACGGCCGGGCAGACCTACGTGGCCTCCTACTGGGCCTCGAACGGCAACTACTCGTACAACCCGGGCTTCTTCAACGAGGCCTACACCACCAGTGATCGCTATCTGACCGCGCCGGCCGGAGCCAACGGCCTCTACAAGTACGGTGCCGACGACTTCCCGACCGCCGACTGGAACTCCACCAACTACTGGGTCGACCCGCTGTTCGTCACCGACGAACCGGCCCCGCCGCTGCCCACCCAGCCGGATCCGCCGGCCGGGGCGTCCACCCTGCTCGGCAGCACCACCCCGGTGGTTCCGGCGTTCAATGACGGCTCGGCGATCGAGGTGGGCGCCCGGTTCTCGTCGAGTGTCGCCGGAACCGTCCGTGGCCTGCGCTTCTACAAGGGCGAGGGCAACGGCGGGGCACACACCGGCACACTGTGGTCGGCCGGCGGGACGGAACTCGCGCAGGGCACCTTCCAGCACGAGACCGCGACCGGCTGGCAGACCCTGATCTTCGACGAGCCGGTGCCGATCACCGCGAACACCAGCTATGTGGCGTCGTACCACACCACCCAGGGCCACTACGCGGCCGATCTCGGCGGGTTCACGTCGGCGGTCAGCAACGGGCCGTTGACGGTCGAGGCACAGGGCGGGCGGTACGCGTACGGCCCCTCGTCCTTCCCCGAAGGGGCCTCGAACCACAACTTCTGGGCCGACGTCTACTTCTTCCCCGCTTCCTAG
- a CDS encoding glycosyltransferase family 2 protein, which translates to MARKVRPVPLKSRPRVTVVVPCYNYGHFLAPCLESFIDSDGLDVDVIIVDDASPDGSAAVAHRIAARDPRVRVIAHETNKRHIATYNEGLAAAEGEYVMLLSADDLLAPGALTRSAALLQAHPEVGMVYGFSRRFTTEHPPPARSTVSSWTVWDGPEWVAEVSRRVSNPIYTPEVLMRTSVMRELAGYDARLPHAADFLLWLRAGTRAGIGRVNGVDQAFYRIHGANMHVEQYAGAVLDIQQRHLTLQILFDDDGDRLPFTRAPSLKALAREALLLACRPYDHGTPIGDQADQLDQLAELAYQIWPASKESKLSQRYQRLSSGGRVLTAPVNAFRDRVVEHVGWRRWRQTGISPAVGAAL; encoded by the coding sequence GTGGCCAGGAAAGTGCGGCCGGTTCCCCTGAAGAGCCGGCCCAGGGTCACGGTTGTCGTCCCCTGCTACAACTACGGCCATTTCCTGGCCCCGTGCCTGGAGAGTTTCATCGACTCGGACGGCCTGGACGTCGACGTGATCATCGTCGACGACGCGTCCCCGGACGGTAGCGCCGCTGTCGCCCACCGGATCGCCGCCCGTGACCCCCGGGTCCGGGTGATCGCCCACGAGACCAACAAGCGGCACATCGCCACCTACAACGAGGGACTGGCCGCCGCCGAGGGCGAGTACGTCATGCTGCTGTCAGCGGACGACCTGCTCGCCCCCGGCGCCCTCACCCGCTCGGCGGCCCTGCTGCAGGCCCATCCCGAGGTCGGGATGGTCTACGGCTTCTCCCGACGGTTCACCACCGAACACCCGCCACCGGCCCGCTCCACGGTCAGCTCGTGGACCGTCTGGGACGGGCCGGAGTGGGTGGCCGAGGTGAGCCGCCGGGTCAGCAACCCGATCTACACCCCCGAGGTGCTGATGCGCACGTCGGTGATGCGGGAGCTGGCCGGCTACGACGCCCGCCTGCCGCACGCCGCCGACTTCCTGCTCTGGCTGCGAGCCGGCACCCGAGCCGGGATCGGCCGGGTCAACGGCGTGGACCAGGCGTTCTACCGGATCCACGGCGCGAACATGCACGTCGAGCAGTACGCCGGCGCGGTCCTGGACATCCAGCAGCGGCACCTGACGCTGCAGATCCTGTTCGACGACGACGGCGACCGGTTGCCGTTCACCCGGGCGCCGTCGCTGAAGGCACTGGCCCGGGAGGCGCTGCTGCTCGCCTGCCGGCCCTACGACCACGGCACCCCCATCGGCGACCAGGCCGACCAGTTGGACCAGCTCGCGGAACTCGCGTACCAGATCTGGCCCGCGTCCAAGGAGAGCAAACTGAGCCAGCGCTACCAGCGGTTGAGCAGCGGCGGCCGGGTGCTCACCGCCCCGGTGAACGCCTTCCGGGACCGCGTCGTCGAGCACGTCGGCTGGCGCCGGTGGCGTCAGACCGGCATCTCTCCGGCAGTGGGTGCGGCGCTGTGA
- a CDS encoding ABC transporter permease, which yields MSLSYPSSVHRRSRARKVLDTFEGYIRIDLVEERMFPASTILRYLAVVFPVLLYYFQSTFLSISEDLFMTMLIGTAVIAGLQDALTGLTSRLSFAMERGTLETYLVEPVPWALIPVAMNIWRSFTGAILACVMVGVGLLLGGSIEVTAIPLALLVLFLGVAACNALGSFAAAFILLFKRGEPVVALYSLAASVLGGALFPIDVLPSWIRWASYLVPHTYVIDAERQLLMGSASSGHMDPSLSIGILAVFCVISFIAGLFVFDRALRLARRLGILSI from the coding sequence ATGAGCCTGTCCTACCCGTCGTCGGTGCACCGGCGCAGCCGCGCCCGCAAAGTCCTCGACACGTTCGAGGGCTACATCCGGATCGACCTGGTCGAGGAGCGGATGTTCCCGGCCTCGACGATCCTGCGCTACCTGGCAGTGGTCTTCCCGGTGCTGCTGTACTACTTCCAGAGCACGTTCCTGTCGATCAGCGAAGACCTCTTCATGACCATGCTGATCGGTACGGCCGTCATCGCCGGTCTGCAGGACGCGCTCACCGGCCTGACCAGCCGGCTCAGCTTCGCGATGGAACGCGGCACGCTGGAGACCTACCTGGTCGAGCCGGTGCCGTGGGCCCTGATCCCGGTTGCGATGAACATCTGGCGCAGCTTCACCGGAGCCATCCTCGCCTGCGTGATGGTCGGCGTCGGACTGCTGCTCGGCGGATCCATCGAGGTCACCGCGATCCCGCTGGCGCTGCTGGTGCTCTTCCTCGGGGTGGCGGCCTGCAACGCGCTCGGCTCGTTCGCTGCCGCGTTCATCCTGCTGTTCAAACGGGGCGAGCCGGTGGTCGCGCTCTACAGCCTGGCCGCGTCGGTGCTCGGCGGCGCGCTCTTCCCGATCGACGTGCTGCCGTCGTGGATCCGCTGGGCCAGCTACCTGGTCCCGCACACCTACGTGATCGACGCCGAACGGCAGCTGCTGATGGGCTCGGCGTCCAGCGGTCACATGGACCCGTCGTTGTCGATCGGCATCCTGGCCGTCTTCTGCGTCATCTCGTTCATCGCCGGCCTGTTCGTCTTCGACCGGGCCCTCCGCCTCGCCCGCCGACTGGGGATCCTGTCGATATGA
- a CDS encoding acyl carrier protein, translating into MNLSTGGKSMALTGTTIDDVKAVLVSVLAIEDRAATIGADTQLLGNLPELDSMAVLELIAALEERFGVSIDDDEVTAEVFDTLGTLAALIDEKIV; encoded by the coding sequence GTGAACCTTTCCACCGGAGGTAAATCCATGGCCCTGACCGGTACGACCATCGACGACGTCAAGGCGGTTCTGGTGTCCGTTCTGGCTATCGAGGACCGGGCGGCGACGATCGGCGCCGACACCCAGTTGCTGGGAAATCTGCCCGAGCTCGACTCGATGGCGGTACTGGAGTTGATCGCCGCGCTGGAGGAGCGTTTCGGCGTGAGCATCGACGACGACGAGGTGACCGCGGAGGTCTTCGACACGCTCGGCACCCTGGCGGCGCTGATCGACGAAAAGATCGTCTGA